Proteins from a genomic interval of Zingiber officinale cultivar Zhangliang chromosome 1B, Zo_v1.1, whole genome shotgun sequence:
- the LOC122042972 gene encoding protein PSK SIMULATOR 3-like yields MGVSKVLADLRPRRASSVDPPMRPVVGILAFEAAAAMSRLVSLHRSLDDNEVRRLRAGMRSAGVGYLTSKDQTFLLRLACGEVISELDMAAATVSRLGPKCCDPLLHCFDRIYADLKAGSGSVKVFLRESRSAADIDRLSLGSTAKRVEKRVKKMERYVAATSTLYAEMEVLSQLEASKKRIELQQQHWRRHSGPIPVPKPPGVPPPSGVPPPPNPIHLELRAQRHAIRRLKEESLWNKTYDKAVELMVRAVVTVFARICHVFGPCVLGLPPSRHQIHQFNLSHPGKHTSGPLDRQVVPKHVPSLRNSAPILSVASNDALKLTPFERLSKLLKEAPPNTVGGSGLALRHANLILAAERLYQERQQMSPEVEEQEVDKNAAAAAREELFQMMPSGMRAAVTAKLRECWRREGRKSSGDASMAEGWKEAVAAILVWLGPVAHDTVRWQEERNMERERRFYTRPRVLLLQTLHFADVEKTEAAIVEVLVGLSCMSWYI; encoded by the coding sequence ATGGGCGTTTCCAAGGTTCTCGCTGACCTCCGGCCTCGCCGTGCCTCCAGCGTCGATCCTCCGATGAGACCCGTGGTCGGAATCCTCGCTTTCGAAGCCGCAGCTGCCATGTCGCGCCTCGTCTCCTTACATCGCTCTCTCGACGACAACGAGGTCCGCCGCCTGCGCGCCGGCATGCGGTCTGCCGGCGTCGGCTACCTGACCTCCAAAGACCAGACCTTTCTTCTCCGTCTCGCTTGCGGGGAGGTGATCTCCGAGCTAGACATGGCCGCCGCCACCGTTTCCCGCCTTGGCCCCAAGTGCTGCGACCCCTTGCTCCACTGCTTCGACCGGATATACGCCGACCTCAAGGCCGGATCCGGCAGTGTTAAGGTGTTCCTCCGCGAGTCCCGTTCCGCCGCCGACATCGATCGCCTCAGCCTCGGCTCGACCGCGAAGCGGGTGGAGAAGCGGGTCAAGAAGATGGAGAGGTACGTGGCGGCGACGTCGACTCTCTACGCGGAGATGGAGGTGCTCAGTCAGCTGGAGGCGTCGAAGAAGCGGATTGAGCTGCAGCAGCAGCATTGGCGTCGGCATAGTGGTCCAATTCCGGTGCCAAAGCCGCCTGGCGTACCTCCGCCGTCTGGCGTGCCTCCGCCACCAAATCCGATCCATTTGGAGCTCCGTGCGCAGCGCCACGCGATCCGTCGGCTCAAGGAAGAATCTTTGTGGAACAAGACCTACGACAAGGCAGTGGAGCTCATGGTCCGCGCCGTCGTCACCGTCTTCGCAAGGATTTGCCACGTCTTCGGCCCCTGCGTCCTCGGGTTGCCTCCCAGCCGCCACCAAATCCATCAATTCAACCTCAGTCACCCCGGAAAGCACACCTCCGGGCCGTTAGATCGGCAGGTTGTGCCGAAGCACGTGCCATCGCTGAGGAACTCAGCTCCGATATTGAGTGTGGCATCCAATGACGCGCTCAAATTGACGCCCTTCGAACGTTTGAGCAAATTGCTGAAAGAAGCCCCGCCCAACACCGTCGGCGGATCAGGGCTGGCCTTGCGGCACGCCAACTTAATATTGGCGGCGGAGAGGTTGTATCAAGAACGACAACAAATGTCGCCGGAGGTGGAAGAACAGGAGGTGGATAAGAATGCAGCGGCGGCGGCGAGAGAGGAATTGTTCCAGATGATGCCGTCCGGGATGCGGGCGGCGGTGACGGCCAAGCTGAGGGAGTGCTGGCGGAGGGAGGGCCGGAAGTCGTCGGGGGACGCGTCGATGGCGGAGGGGTGGAAGGAGGCGGTGGCGGCGATCCTGGTCTGGCTGGGTCCGGTGGCACACGACACGGTGCGTTGGCAGGAGGAACGCAACATGGAGAGGGAGAGGCGATTCTACACCCGACCGCGAGTGCTGCTGCTGCAGACGCTGCACTTCGCCGACGTGGAGAAGACGGAGGCGGCCATCGTCGAGGTGCTCGTCGGGTTGAGTTGCATGTCATGGTATATATGA